A stretch of DNA from Anaerobacillus isosaccharinicus:
TAAATTCTCATAAAAGAAGAGGACTACTTCCAAAGAAGTAGCCCTCTTCTTTACGAAATTCTTCTCACGACCACTGTTCGGGTGACTTTAAATGTAGAAAAAGTAAATCATTAAAACGGAAACAATAAGAAAGATAAGACTCATAAGGCTACCAGCTCTTAAATAGTCAGCATTTCTGTATCCTCCTGAATTCATGAGGAAAGCATTCACCTGATGAGTTGGCAAAAGAAAGGAGTTAGAAGCCGATATAGCTACTAATAAAGCAAGACCAGTGGGATCTATTCCAAAGGAATTTGCCATCATAATTACAATTGGAACTAACAGCACGGTAGCGGCTACATTTGACATAAAGAGAGAGAAAAACATTGTTAAAATTCCGATAACCAACAATATGGCTAATGTTCCCCAACCCCCAACAAGGTTGACAATACTTGTCGCAGTAAGCTCAGCGGCACCACTTTTTTCAAAGGCTGTTCCTAAAGGAATTAACCCTGCAAGCAGAAATACTGTTTTCCAATCAATTGCCGGATAAATTTCTTTTTTAGGAATAACACCCAGGAGAATCATTAGTAAAGCCCCTGTAAAAAAGCTGAGTGAAAGCTGAAATCCAAATAAAACAAGACCGAGTGCAACCGCAATAGAAAATAACGCGTGTTTCTTCTTATCAGTTTTCGCATCAAGTTCAGGTGGATTAATGTCTGTAATAATCGCAAAATCTCGAGTCGCTTTCATACTAGCTATATTCTCCCAGGTACCGAAAACTATCATCATCATACCTGACTCAAAAGGAACTTCCTTTATATTATGTTTTTCTCCTTCCCGTGTAATAATAGCAATTGGTTCTAATTTGTAATTTTTTCTAAAACCTATTTCTTCAAGTTTCTTGCCAATTACCTCAGATCTAGGTGGTATCATAATTTCTGCAAAACCTACATGATCTTCATTATCTAAATTTGAGAAAATGGCTAATTCATCTTTCAGCTTAACATGATGGTCATAGGCAAAAGCTGTGACAGCATCTTTATTGCCTAAAACTGCAAGGGTCTGATTTGCTTGAAGTCGTGTTTTGCGCCACGGACTATATAAGTGGCTTCCTTCTTCACTTAGGGCAATAATATGAATTGAGTATTTTTTCCAAATGTCAAGTTCCTCAATAGACTTTCCATTTAGAGAGCTGTTTACAGTAATTTCCAATTCATAAATATCTTCAGGTAATTCATAGGTTTTACGAATTACCTCAGTTACACTTGGTATTGTTTTTCCTTGGGCTTTAGGGAGCACCCAATCACTTAAAAGATAAAAGTATAGTAAACCCGCACCAAGTAAAGCAAGGCCAACTGGCGTAACACTGAAAAGATTGAACGGTTCATTTCCCGCTTTTAAAAGCAAATCATTTAAGATGATAAGTGGACCTGATGCAACCATTGTAATGGTTCCACCAAGTATTGCTGCAAACCCCATTGGCATAATCAGTTTGGAAGCAGGTATATTGGCTTTTTTA
This window harbors:
- a CDS encoding SLC13 family permease, whose protein sequence is MMTLDILITFGVLILAIVLFVTEKLRTDLVAVLIMVILPWTGVITASEAFMGFSSNAVISVIAVMLIGYGVDRSGIMTVVAEFITKRVGEKDKNVMVSTSATVGIISSFMQNIGAAALFLPALRKIGKKANIPASKLIMPMGFAAILGGTITMVASGPLIILNDLLLKAGNEPFNLFSVTPVGLALLGAGLLYFYLLSDWVLPKAQGKTIPSVTEVIRKTYELPEDIYELEITVNSSLNGKSIEELDIWKKYSIHIIALSEEGSHLYSPWRKTRLQANQTLAVLGNKDAVTAFAYDHHVKLKDELAIFSNLDNEDHVGFAEIMIPPRSEVIGKKLEEIGFRKNYKLEPIAIITREGEKHNIKEVPFESGMMMIVFGTWENIASMKATRDFAIITDINPPELDAKTDKKKHALFSIAVALGLVLFGFQLSLSFFTGALLMILLGVIPKKEIYPAIDWKTVFLLAGLIPLGTAFEKSGAAELTATSIVNLVGGWGTLAILLVIGILTMFFSLFMSNVAATVLLVPIVIMMANSFGIDPTGLALLVAISASNSFLLPTHQVNAFLMNSGGYRNADYLRAGSLMSLIFLIVSVLMIYFFYI